TGGTCTTTAAATCCCGATCCACCGCGGGCTGGGGCAATTCCGTCCTTTTTTGGATGGCGCGTTCCGCCAGGCCTCCCGTGATCTGCACAACAGTCCCGCTAAGCTGAGGCGGTATTTCAATCTGCAGTCCCTTGGGATCAGGCTTCGATTCCTTCAAACTATCCGACACCTGTTGCGACAGCGATGCGATGTCGTCTTTCAGGACAAACTCACGGAACTGCTGGGGCAGCGGCGCGGACTCAGGCCCTTTTTGTTTCCATTCAGGCAGGCTCGAAATCCGCGACAACTCGGGCAGGGGGCTGCGGGGCAGCGCCATCACGCTCGGATCACGCCAATCCATCCAGACCATGCTCCCGGCGGCCACCGTGTCTGCTCCACCAGCCGACAGCAAAGTCACCTGCTGCGGACGCTGCGGCACACCGGCAGACGGCGGAGTCTCCACCTTGAAAATAAAAAAACAGCCCAAATGGCCCGCCAGCGAAATCAAAACAAGCAGTCCAAGCCAGCGCCGCTCCGGAGGCAGCAATCCTTCCCAGAGTTCATGCAGAGGCTGGGCATTCATGGACCGGAGTCCGCTCCCGGCGGCTGGGTCGCAATGACCACGCCGACATCGGCGGCAAGCGCGTGCGTGAGAATTTCCGTGACGAAACCATGCGGGACATTTCGGTCGGCGCGCAGCACGACCGTGGCATCGGCCTGCTTTTTCGAAATCCGCTTCAATTCTCCCTCGAGTTTTTCCATCGTGATCACCTGGTCGTTCAGAAAAATAACCGGGGGATCCTGCGCGGTGACGTTGAGAACATAGCGGATATCCCGGATGCCGCCATGCGAAGGCCCGCGCGGGAGATTCACCT
The DNA window shown above is from Candidatus Methylacidiphilales bacterium and carries:
- a CDS encoding biopolymer transporter ExbD; protein product: MKLRRNIKPLGAGFDMTPLIDMVLTLIIFFILSSTFVLQPGVKVNLPRGPSHGGIRDIRYVLNVTAQDPPVIFLNDQVITMEKLEGELKRISKKQADATVVLRADRNVPHGFVTEILTHALAADVGVVIATQPPGADSGP
- a CDS encoding energy transducer TonB; the encoded protein is MNAQPLHELWEGLLPPERRWLGLLVLISLAGHLGCFFIFKVETPPSAGVPQRPQQVTLLSAGGADTVAAGSMVWMDWRDPSVMALPRSPLPELSRISSLPEWKQKGPESAPLPQQFREFVLKDDIASLSQQVSDSLKESKPDPKGLQIEIPPQLSGTVVQITGGLAERAIQKRTELPQPAVDRDLKTTVLSFSVNEEGMIENILVDSSCEDSSVDQLAVRELRNWKFAPAADTPTQWGKALIYWHFKEKPAPAAPPAP